GGAATGGTGCGCGTAATATATCACGGGGTGATATATTTGGCCGCCTTTGGTGCAGCGCAATCCCGGTGATGGGGCATGTCGCACCGCACCAGAGCATAGAACTGCAAGGAGCCCCCGAGATGTCGTCTGTCATGCCGGTCGAGAAACGCGACTATGCCGTCAACCGCCGCCTGCTGCTGCTGTCGGTGATCGCGCTGGGGATCGGCGCGCTCAGCACCGTGGCCGCGGATGTGCTGGTGAACCTGATCCGGTTTTTCACCAACCTGTTTTTCTACCAGACGCTGTCGCTGGCGGAGCGCTCGCCGGCGGGCCATGCACTGGGCGCGTGGGTGATCGCGGTGCCGGTGGTGGGCGGCCTGGTGGTCGGCCTGATGGCCCGCTATGGCAGCGACAAGATCCGCGGCCACGGCATCCCCGAGGCGATCGAGGCGGTGTTGTTCGGCAAGAGCAGGATGTCGCCGCGGGTGGCGGTGCTCAAGCCGCTGTCGTCGGGCATCGTGATCGGCAGCGGCGGTCCGTTCGGTGCCGAAGGGCCGATCATCATGACCGGGGGCTCGCTGGCGTCGCTGCTGGCCCAGTACCTGCACCTGACCGCGGGCGAGCGCAAGGCGCTGCTGGTCGCGGGCGCGTGCGCCGGCATGACGGCGATCTTCGGCACCCCGGTGGCGGCGGTGCTGCTGGCGGTGGAGCTGCTGCTGTTCGAGCTGCGCCCCCGCAGCCTGCTGCCAGTGGCGCTGGCATGCGCGGTGGCGGGTTTCCTGCGACCGCTGGTGTTCGAGGCCGGACCGCTGTTCCCGCTGCAGACCGCGGCGGCGGGTACCCCGGCGCTGCTGTCGTGCGTGCTGGCCGGCCTGCTGTGCGGCGTGCTGGGCGCGGCGCTGACGCTGGCGCTGTACCGCACCGAGGATGCGTTCGCGCGCCTGCCGCTGCACTGGATGTGGTGGCCGGCGCTGGGCGGGCTGGTGGTCGGCATCGGCGGCTATTTCGAGCCGCGCGCGCTGGGCGTCGGCTATGACGTGATCGGCGACCTGCTCAACAACCGCATCGCCATCGAGATCGCGCTGGCGCTGCTGGCGGTCAAGGCCGTGATCTGGATCGCGGCGCTGGGCTCGGGCACCTCGGGCGGCGTGCTGGCGCCGCTGCTGATGCTGGGCGCGGGGCTGGGCGTGGTGCTGGCGCCGTGGCTGCCCGGCGGTTCGCCGCAGCTGTGGGCGCTGGTGTGCATGGCAGGGGTGCTGGGCAGCGTGCTGGGCGCGCCGCTGACCGCGATCGTGTTCGCCTTCGGGCTCACCCATGACACCGAGGCGCTGTTGCCGCTGCTGCTGACCACCGCGGTGGCGTACGGCTTCTCGGTGCTGGCAATGAAGCGCTCGATCATGACCGAAAAGATCGCCCGGCGCGGCCTGCATATCTACCGCGAATACAGTGTCGATCCGCTCGAGCGCGCCCATGTCGACGAACTGATGACGCGCGAGGTGGTGGCGATCGACGCCGACCTGCCGGTCGCGGACGCCATGGTGCGCTATTTCGGCGAACACGCCGCGCATCGCGCCTACCCGGTGGTGGCCGATGGGCGCGTGCTGGGCATGCTCGAGCGTGCCGCCATTCGGGGCCTGGCCGCCGGCGAAGTGCCGCCCGGCCTGCGCTGCCGCGACCTGCTCGGCGCCCCCGTGCATGTACTGCTGCCGGGCCAGACCGCGCGCGCCGCCGCCGGCAGCATGGCGGCGCTGAGCGTGGCGCGCCTGCCGGTGGTGGAAAGCGTGGAAACCATGCGCCTGGCGGGCATCGTGTCGCTGCGCGACCTGCTGCGCCCGAGCGGCCATGTATTCCATGAGGAGTCGCGCCGCGAGCGCCTGCGCGGCCGCGCCGCCGCCTGAGGCGGCGGGGCCCGGGCGGCCTTCTTACTTGTAGGTCGACAGCAGGATGCTGGTCTCGGTGGCGCTGATGCCGTCGATCAGCCGGATCCGGTCGAGCGCGCGATCGAAGGCCTCGAGCGTGTCGGCGCGCAGCTCGGCGATGATGTCCCAGCGGCCGTTGGTGGTATGCAGCGCCTGCACGTTGGGCTCGCCGCGCAGCGCCTGCAGCACGGCGCGGGTCTTGTTGCCGTCGACCGCGACCGTCATCCAGGCGCGGATGCGGTGCGCCTCGGCTTCGGGCCGCAGGCGCACGGTGTAGCCGACGATCAGCCCTTCCTGTTCCAGTTTGTCGATGCGGTTCTGCACGGTGGCGCGCGATACGCGCAGCGCCTGCGCCAGTGCCGTCACCGGCGTGCGCGCGTTGTCGCGCAGGAGGGCTATCAGCTGCTGGTCGGTGGCATCCATGGGGCGGTAGGGCGCAGGGTGGGCGATTTGGCAAAACGGCAGCGTGGTCTGGCGTTTTGCTCAATGGTAGGCGCAAACCGGCCAGTTTGCTGGCTATTGGCTAACGCGTGCCTGCACCAGAATTCAGTCGACGGATGGATTTCCCTGACGGGATGCCGTCGAACCCGCCATGCCAACCAGGAGCCGCCGTGATCCAGACCCCCACCATCTTGCTGGTCGAGCCGACCTACTACGATGTGTCGTACAGCATCAATCCGTGGATGGACCCGGCCGCCTGGGCGCGCGATCCGCACGGCATGCATCGCAATGCGATGCAGTCGTTCCATGCGCTGCGCGACGCGCTCGGGCGCGCGGGCTTCGCGGTGGAGCTGGCGCCCGGCGCGCCGGGGCTGCCCGACATGGTGTTCCCCGCCAACGCCGCCGTGGTGCTGGACGGGCGCGCACTGCTGGCGCGCTTCCGCTATCCGCAGCGGCGCGGCGAGGAAGCGCCGTTCGCCGACATCTTCGGCAAGCTGCGCGAGCGCGGCCTGCTCGACGAAGTCGCGCTGCTGCCGGAAGGGTGCTACCAGGAAGGCGCCGGCGATTGCATCTGGGACGCGGGGCGCGGCCATTTCTGGGCCGGCTTCGGCCCGCGTTCGTCGCACCAGGCGGCGCAGGCGGTGTCGCGCTATTTCGGCAAGGACGTGGTGGCGCTGGAGTTGGCCACCGAGCAGAGCTATCACCTCGACGTATGCTTCTGCCCGCTGTCGGGCGGCGAGGTGCTGTACTACCCGCCGGCGTTCAGCGCAGTGGCGCTGCGCGAGCTGCGCGCGCGCGTGCCGGCGCGGCTGCGCATCGAGGCCAGCGCCGACGACCTGCGCCATTTCAGCGTCAACGCGGTCAACCTCGATGACCAGGTGGTGATGACGCGTACCACGCCGCACCTGCGCAGCGAGCTGGGACGGCGCGGCTACCAGCTGCATGAGGTCGACCTGTCGCCGTTCATGCTGTCGGGCGGCGGCGCCTATTGCATGACGCTGCGGCTGGACCGCAGCAGCGGAGGCGGCGTCGCCGCGGCGGCGGCCTGAACGCGGGGAGAGGGTCATGAAGAACACTGTCCGCACCTTGTTTCTCGACGCTACCGACGTCGCCCGGCTGGTGGCCGCAATCGGCCCGCAGGCGGCCATCGTCGACCTGGCCGCGCAGGTGCGCCAGGCCTTTGCGCGCTGGGCCGATTTCGACAAGTCGGCGCGGCTGGCCAGCCATTCGGCGCGCGGCGTGATCGAGCTGATGCCGGTCAGCGACGGCAGCCAGTATGCGTTCAAGTACGTCAACGGCCATCCGCGCAATGCGCAGCACGGCATGCCCACGGTGATGGCATGCGGCCTGCTGGCCGAGGTGGAAACCGGCTTCCCGCTGCTGCTGGCGGACCTGACACTGGCCACCGCGCTGCGCACCGCGGCCACCTCGGCGCTGGCGGCGCGCGCCATGGCGCGGCCGGGCGCGGCGACCATGGCGCTGATCGGCAATGGCGCGCAGGCGGAGTTCCAGGTGCTGGCGTTCCACGCGATGCTGGGCGTGCGCGAAATCGCTGCCTATGACATCGATCCCGCCGCCACTGCACGGCTGATGCGCAATCTTGCCGCGGTGCCCGGCCTGGCGATCCGGCGTGCCGATTCGATCGGGGCCGCGCTGGCCGGCGCCGATATCGTCTCGACCGTCACCGCCGACAAGACCCGTGCCACCATCCTGACGCCGGCCATGGTGCGGCCCGGCATGCACCTGAACGCGGTCGGCGGCGACTGCCCCGGCAAGACCGAGCTGCATGCCGAGATCCTGCGCCGCGCGCGCATCGTGGTGGAGTACGAACCGCAGACCCGCATCGAGGGCGAGATCCAGCAACTGCCCGCCGACACGCCCGTGACCGAGCTGTGGCAGGTGCTAGCCGGCCAGGCCACGGGCCGCGCCGCAGCGGACGAGGTGACCGTATTCGATTCGGTGGGGTTTGCGCTGGAAGACTATGCCGCGCTGCGCTGGCTCTACGCCGCTGCGCAGGCGAATCGCGCCGGCACCGCGGTGGAACTGGTGGCGATGCCGCCCGATCCGCGCAACCTGTACGGCTGGATGCTGGCGCAGGCCGAAGGCGGCGGCGCCGGGCGGACAGCGCCACGGCCGGCGGCCGTGGCCTGAAGCATCACCGGAGTGTGGCCTGAAGGCTCAGCTGGCGCGGCCCATCATCAGCTGCGCGCGCAGGAAGCCCTTGACCTCTTCGAGCGAGGGCGTCTTCAGGAACACCATGATGCCCCAGTGCTGCAGGGCATCGGCCACGCCGTCATAGGCCTGGCGGTTGGTGATGACGGCAAAGATCACGTGCTGGCTGGCAAAGAAGTTCTGCAGCTTCTCGACCGTGGCCGACTCGGCATCGTTGAGCTCGTCGACGTAGTAGAGCACCACGCGCGGATGCTCGCTGACCGAGGTGATGACGGTGTCGAGCACATCGTCCACCACCACGCTCTTGAGCGGCAGGCCCCACTTGGCGAGCTGGCTGTGGATGCGCTGCGCCTCCTGGTGGTTGGGGTGGAACACCACCAGGTCGAGCCCGTGCGGCGACGCTGACTCGGGCCCGATGCGCGTCGCCAGCAGGCGATGCACGGTTTCCTTGTGGATGCGCCGGTGGCCGCCGTTGGTCTTCCAGGCCCCCAGTTCGCCGCGCTCGACCATCTTCTGGACGGTGCCCAGTGAGACGTTGAGCAGTTTTGCCGCTGTCCGCGTGCTGTAGTAAGGCTTTTCAGCCAGTGCCGGATCAAGTTTCATCCCATCACCCGTAGTCCATAGGCAGTCGCGCCGTCATGGCGCACGCGGCCCCTGGCACTGGCGCCGCGCGTTTGTCACTGCCAACAGTTGACTGACCCTGTGTGCCCGGCCCGCTCCCCCGCTGGCCAGGCTGCTTTTTGTGGTTGTTTTGATCTTTTATGCATTTCCAGCAAGCGCAGCGCGATCCCAATGTATTGGAATGTCTCTATGCTGGATTTGCTGGAACCTAATAATATGCCGCAAACGACAAAGTATCTGTAGGAAAAAACATAAATCTGGGGGGCTTTTGTTTCATAACGCACATTGAGCGCATTGTGATGACAACAGGAGTGTCAGTGCAGACCCGCTCGCGTCGCCATGGTTCCCATGACCGGCAATGTCAGCGCGTGCTGAATTCAGCGGGCGCTTCACAGTTCCGCATGACGGGTCCGCTTGCCGGTTCCATTTAACGGTACCGCCGCCTGGTTCCGCTTCATGGTTCCGCTCCCAGGTTCCGTTCAGCGGTACCGCTTCAAACACGCGTTACCGTGTGTTTCACAGTCCGTACTTGCGCACCTTGTCGAACAGCGTGGTCTTGGCCACGCCCAGCGCTTCGCTGGCGCGGCTGAGGTTGCCGTCGTGGCGGCGCATGGCGTCGGCGATCAGCGCGCGCTCGAACTGTTCGACGGCCTGCGCGAGCGGCATCGCCCCGGGTGCGGTGGCGCCGTGACCGGGGTTGCAGCCGAGGCCCAGCACATGGCGCTCGGCAAGGTTGCGCAGCTCGCGCACATTGCCCGGCCACGGGTAGGCCACCAGCGCCGACAGTTCCGCCGGCGTGGCCGGCACCGCGTCGCGCTCGAAGCGCAACGCGGCCTGCGCGACGAAATGTTCAAACAATGCCGGCACGTCCTCGCGCCGCTCGCGCAGCGGCGGCAACTCCAGCGTGATCACGTTCAGCCGGTAGTACAGGTCGGCGCGGAACTGGCCGGCATCGGACAGCGCGCGCAGGTCGGCCTTGGTGGCGGCCACCACGCGGGTGTTGACGGGTACCGGCTGGTTCGAGCCGAGCCGTTCCACCACGCGCTCCTGCAGCACGCGCAGCAGCTTGATCTGCAGCGGCATCGGCATGCTCTCGATCTCGTCGAGAAACAGCGTGCCGCCTTCGGCATGCTCGATCTTGCCGATGCGGCGGCGCGCGGCGCCGGTGAACGAGCCCGCTTCATGCCCGAAGATCTCGCTTTCGAACAGCTGCTCGGGCAGGCCGCCGCAGTTGATCGCGACAAAGTTGCGCGCATGGCGCTGGCTGGCCTCGTGCAGGCAGCGCGCGACCAGCTCCTTGCCGGTGCCGGTCTCGCCGTGGATCAGCACGTTGGCGTCGGTGCCGGCCAGGTCGGCGATCAGGCGTCGCAACCGCTCGACCGCGGGCGAATGGCCGATCAGCCGGGTTTCGAGCTTTTCGCGGCCGGCCAGCCGTTCTCGCAGTTCTGATACTTCCAGCGCGAGCCGGCGCTGCTCGAGCGCGCGGCGGGTGGCATCGACCAGCTGCTCGGGCGAGAACGGCTTTTCCAGGAAGTCGTAGGCGCCTTGCTTCATCGCCTGCACCGCCAGCCCGACATCGCCGTGGCCGGTGATCATGATCACCGGCAGCGCGGGGTCGCGCGCGCGCAGTTGCGCCAGCAGCGCCATGCCGTCCTGGCCGGGCAGGCGGATGTCGCTGACCACCACGCCGGCATAGCCCGGGCCGGCCTCGCGCAGCGCGGCCTCGGCGCTGCCCACGCCGCGCGTGGCAATGCCTTCCAGCCGCAGTGCCTGCTCGCAGCCCAGGCGCACGTCGGCATCGTCTTCGACCACCAGTACGGTCAGATCAGCCGGCATGTTCGGCATCCTGTGAATGGGATTCCAGCGCCAGCGGCAGCACCAGCGTGAAGCAGGCGCCGCCGTCCGGATGGTTGGTGGCGGACAGGCTGCCGCCGTTCTCGTTGAGGATGCCGGCCGACAGCGTCAGCCCCAGCCCCAGCCCCTGGCCCGCGGGCTTGGTGGTGAAGAACGGTTCGAACAGCCGCGCGAAGACTTCCTCGGACAGGCCGGCGCCGTTGTCGCGCACGGTCAGGTGGACCATGCCGCCGGCGACGTGCGCATGCAGCGCGATGCGCGGGCCGGGCTTGCCGGCCACTGCGTCGAGCGCGTTGCCGAGCAGGTTGACCAGCACCTGTTCCAGCCGGTTGGGGTCGCACACCACCGCCAGCGCCGGGTCGACATCGCGCTGCAGCGCCGGCTGCACCGCGTCGACGCGGGTCTGCAGCAGGAACAGCGCGTTGTCGACCGCCTCGGCCAGGTTCGCCTGGCGCCTGCCGTTGCCGGGCTTGCGCGCGAACGACTTGAGCGCGCCGGTGATGCGGCCCATGCGCTCGACCAGGCCGATGATGGTGTCGAGGTTGGCGCGCACCGTGGCGTAGTCGCCGCGCTCGAGGAACTTGCCGGTATTGCCGGAGATGGTGCGCAGCGCCGCCAGCGGCTGGTTCAGCTCGTGCGCGATGCCGGTCGACATCTGCCCGACCGCGGCCAGCTTGCCGGCCTGCAGCAGCCCGTCCTGCGCCTGGCGCAGCACGGTCTCGGCGCGGATGCGTTCGGTGACCTCGGCC
This Cupriavidus nantongensis DNA region includes the following protein-coding sequences:
- a CDS encoding Lrp/AsnC family transcriptional regulator, which encodes MDATDQQLIALLRDNARTPVTALAQALRVSRATVQNRIDKLEQEGLIVGYTVRLRPEAEAHRIRAWMTVAVDGNKTRAVLQALRGEPNVQALHTTNGRWDIIAELRADTLEAFDRALDRIRLIDGISATETSILLSTYK
- a CDS encoding chloride channel protein, which produces MSSVMPVEKRDYAVNRRLLLLSVIALGIGALSTVAADVLVNLIRFFTNLFFYQTLSLAERSPAGHALGAWVIAVPVVGGLVVGLMARYGSDKIRGHGIPEAIEAVLFGKSRMSPRVAVLKPLSSGIVIGSGGPFGAEGPIIMTGGSLASLLAQYLHLTAGERKALLVAGACAGMTAIFGTPVAAVLLAVELLLFELRPRSLLPVALACAVAGFLRPLVFEAGPLFPLQTAAAGTPALLSCVLAGLLCGVLGAALTLALYRTEDAFARLPLHWMWWPALGGLVVGIGGYFEPRALGVGYDVIGDLLNNRIAIEIALALLAVKAVIWIAALGSGTSGGVLAPLLMLGAGLGVVLAPWLPGGSPQLWALVCMAGVLGSVLGAPLTAIVFAFGLTHDTEALLPLLLTTAVAYGFSVLAMKRSIMTEKIARRGLHIYREYSVDPLERAHVDELMTREVVAIDADLPVADAMVRYFGEHAAHRAYPVVADGRVLGMLERAAIRGLAAGEVPPGLRCRDLLGAPVHVLLPGQTARAAAGSMAALSVARLPVVESVETMRLAGIVSLRDLLRPSGHVFHEESRRERLRGRAAA
- a CDS encoding helix-turn-helix domain-containing protein, translating into MKLDPALAEKPYYSTRTAAKLLNVSLGTVQKMVERGELGAWKTNGGHRRIHKETVHRLLATRIGPESASPHGLDLVVFHPNHQEAQRIHSQLAKWGLPLKSVVVDDVLDTVITSVSEHPRVVLYYVDELNDAESATVEKLQNFFASQHVIFAVITNRQAYDGVADALQHWGIMVFLKTPSLEEVKGFLRAQLMMGRAS
- a CDS encoding dimethylarginine dimethylaminohydrolase family protein, with translation MIQTPTILLVEPTYYDVSYSINPWMDPAAWARDPHGMHRNAMQSFHALRDALGRAGFAVELAPGAPGLPDMVFPANAAVVLDGRALLARFRYPQRRGEEAPFADIFGKLRERGLLDEVALLPEGCYQEGAGDCIWDAGRGHFWAGFGPRSSHQAAQAVSRYFGKDVVALELATEQSYHLDVCFCPLSGGEVLYYPPAFSAVALRELRARVPARLRIEASADDLRHFSVNAVNLDDQVVMTRTTPHLRSELGRRGYQLHEVDLSPFMLSGGGAYCMTLRLDRSSGGGVAAAAA
- a CDS encoding sigma-54-dependent transcriptional regulator; the protein is MPADLTVLVVEDDADVRLGCEQALRLEGIATRGVGSAEAALREAGPGYAGVVVSDIRLPGQDGMALLAQLRARDPALPVIMITGHGDVGLAVQAMKQGAYDFLEKPFSPEQLVDATRRALEQRRLALEVSELRERLAGREKLETRLIGHSPAVERLRRLIADLAGTDANVLIHGETGTGKELVARCLHEASQRHARNFVAINCGGLPEQLFESEIFGHEAGSFTGAARRRIGKIEHAEGGTLFLDEIESMPMPLQIKLLRVLQERVVERLGSNQPVPVNTRVVAATKADLRALSDAGQFRADLYYRLNVITLELPPLRERREDVPALFEHFVAQAALRFERDAVPATPAELSALVAYPWPGNVRELRNLAERHVLGLGCNPGHGATAPGAMPLAQAVEQFERALIADAMRRHDGNLSRASEALGVAKTTLFDKVRKYGL
- a CDS encoding ornithine cyclodeaminase, which produces MKNTVRTLFLDATDVARLVAAIGPQAAIVDLAAQVRQAFARWADFDKSARLASHSARGVIELMPVSDGSQYAFKYVNGHPRNAQHGMPTVMACGLLAEVETGFPLLLADLTLATALRTAATSALAARAMARPGAATMALIGNGAQAEFQVLAFHAMLGVREIAAYDIDPAATARLMRNLAAVPGLAIRRADSIGAALAGADIVSTVTADKTRATILTPAMVRPGMHLNAVGGDCPGKTELHAEILRRARIVVEYEPQTRIEGEIQQLPADTPVTELWQVLAGQATGRAAADEVTVFDSVGFALEDYAALRWLYAAAQANRAGTAVELVAMPPDPRNLYGWMLAQAEGGGAGRTAPRPAAVA